A window of the Dyadobacter pollutisoli genome harbors these coding sequences:
- a CDS encoding efflux RND transporter periplasmic adaptor subunit, whose protein sequence is MKNPIYVVMIASIGVWLTSCDKKKETNDESKAFMLSDTMMSRITLDTVRTEPVRNELTLVGKVVPDENQVIKVYPLVGGNVEEVDVELGDNVHKGQKLATIRSGEVADFERQMIQAQSDLLIAQKNLSSTEDLFESKLVPERDVITARQMVDKAQAELSRVKEIFSIYGLGKSTNYTVKSPINGFIIDKNVNRGMQLRSDNSESLFTVGQIADVWVMANVNESDIPRIQLGMPAEVRTISFSDEVFKGKVDKIYNVLDPDTKAMKIRIQLQNVGFKLKPEMHATVSLNFEEGSKMQAIPSQAIIFDRSKNWVMVYHSRTKIETRPVDVYRSLANRTYIKGGLQPGETVISKNQLLVYDALND, encoded by the coding sequence ATGAAAAACCCCATTTATGTTGTCATGATAGCCTCTATCGGCGTTTGGCTGACATCTTGCGATAAAAAGAAAGAAACCAATGACGAGTCCAAGGCATTCATGCTGTCGGACACCATGATGAGCCGCATCACGCTTGACACCGTACGCACCGAACCTGTGCGTAATGAACTGACCCTGGTCGGCAAAGTGGTCCCGGACGAAAATCAGGTCATTAAAGTATACCCGCTGGTAGGCGGCAATGTGGAGGAGGTAGATGTGGAATTGGGCGATAATGTTCACAAAGGCCAGAAACTCGCTACGATCCGCTCTGGTGAAGTGGCCGATTTTGAGCGTCAGATGATCCAGGCACAGTCAGACTTGCTGATTGCTCAAAAGAACCTGTCATCTACCGAAGACCTTTTCGAAAGTAAGCTGGTACCTGAGCGTGACGTCATTACAGCCCGCCAAATGGTGGACAAGGCCCAGGCCGAGCTCAGTCGCGTAAAGGAGATTTTTTCTATTTATGGTTTGGGCAAATCCACCAATTATACGGTTAAGTCGCCGATCAATGGGTTTATTATTGATAAAAATGTGAACCGCGGCATGCAGCTTCGTTCTGATAATTCGGAAAGCCTGTTCACCGTCGGGCAAATCGCGGATGTATGGGTAATGGCGAATGTAAATGAAAGCGATATACCACGCATTCAGCTGGGTATGCCTGCCGAGGTGCGGACGATCAGCTTCTCGGATGAAGTTTTTAAAGGCAAAGTCGATAAAATCTACAACGTACTTGACCCGGATACCAAGGCCATGAAAATCCGTATCCAGTTGCAGAATGTGGGCTTTAAACTAAAACCTGAAATGCATGCGACGGTGAGCCTCAACTTTGAAGAGGGAAGCAAAATGCAGGCCATTCCATCGCAGGCTATCATTTTTGACCGGAGCAAAAACTGGGTAATGGTGTACCACAGCCGCACCAAGATCGAAACCCGGCCGGTAGATGTCTATCGCTCTCTTGCCAACCGTACCTATATCAAAGGTGGCCTGCAGCCTGGCGAAACCGTTATTTCAAAAAACCAACTACTGGTGTATGATGCGCTGAATGATTGA
- a CDS encoding TolC family protein: protein MRTYIIGLLICLSTGLHAQDSLRLSIRQADSLFLQNNLELLAEKYQIDIAKSIEIQDKLWNNPTFGVEISAYNPSRGALDVGRNGQKAFTIQQLITRAGKRNKQVALDVESTRKSEYQFYDLIRTLKFELRQIFFESYYLEQTIALYDNQINTLNTTVSAFEKEYNRKNISLKEVVRLKALLFQLTNDRADILFELQENQRDLRTLLNTERPVRSVVDSSDIQRYQLSRYTPVLLKEKALQSRADLKVAQSSTKQAELNYTLQKALAVPDIQVGAVYDQASNYVNNYFGLNASIALPFFNRNQGNIKAAKSSISYYKTAEGAKQNSVNNEVDAAVQKVGIAEKAYQSVESQFTDQFQLLSSGIYDNFQKRNITLLEFIDFIETYNESIKEYNRLQADRIKVYEELNFVVGEELFN, encoded by the coding sequence ATGCGAACCTACATCATCGGGCTTTTAATTTGTTTGTCAACCGGATTACACGCACAGGATTCTCTCAGACTATCCATCCGGCAGGCCGATAGCCTTTTTCTTCAAAATAACCTGGAACTCCTTGCAGAAAAGTACCAGATCGACATTGCCAAATCGATTGAAATTCAGGACAAGCTTTGGAACAACCCTACATTTGGTGTTGAGATCAGCGCATACAATCCTTCACGCGGTGCATTGGATGTGGGCCGCAATGGTCAAAAAGCATTTACCATTCAGCAACTGATCACCCGCGCCGGAAAACGTAACAAGCAGGTAGCACTTGATGTGGAATCTACCCGCAAAAGTGAATATCAGTTTTACGACCTGATCCGTACATTAAAATTCGAGCTGCGCCAGATCTTTTTCGAGTCCTACTATCTTGAACAGACCATTGCGCTATACGACAACCAGATCAACACGCTCAACACGACAGTTAGCGCATTTGAAAAGGAATACAACCGCAAAAATATCTCTCTTAAAGAAGTTGTACGTTTAAAAGCCCTTCTCTTTCAGCTTACCAATGATCGTGCTGACATTCTTTTTGAATTGCAGGAAAACCAGCGCGACCTCCGCACATTACTGAATACCGAACGACCTGTAAGGTCGGTGGTGGACAGTTCGGACATCCAACGGTACCAGCTCAGCAGATATACGCCTGTTTTGTTAAAAGAAAAAGCATTACAAAGCCGCGCCGACCTGAAAGTCGCGCAATCGTCGACCAAGCAGGCTGAGCTGAACTACACTTTGCAAAAAGCCCTGGCCGTTCCCGACATTCAGGTAGGGGCTGTGTACGATCAGGCCAGTAATTATGTCAATAACTATTTCGGCTTGAATGCCTCCATTGCGTTGCCGTTTTTTAACAGGAATCAGGGAAATATAAAAGCTGCCAAAAGCAGTATCAGCTATTACAAAACCGCAGAAGGCGCTAAACAAAACAGCGTCAACAATGAGGTAGACGCCGCAGTTCAAAAAGTGGGCATTGCGGAAAAAGCCTATCAGAGCGTTGAGAGCCAGTTTACCGATCAGTTTCAGCTACTCAGCAGTGGTATCTACGACAATTTCCAGAAACGTAACATTACCCTTCTCGAATTCATCGATTTTATTGAAACCTACAACGAGAGCATTAAAGAGTATAATCGCTTGCAGGCCGACCGCATCAAAGTTTACGAAGAGCTCAATTTCGTCGTCGGCGAAGAGCTATTCAATTGA
- a CDS encoding sensor histidine kinase → MKIKDRIALQFTLLVAAILLLFSIAIYSVSEHYRQEEFYDRLKSRARTTCRLLVKVKGIDKDLLKTIDQNTLSEMLDEKVLIFDKNNELIYSSVDDKLLTYHPSLLNDVREKEYMEFHQGENEVIGLLYTEGDEPLAVLASAYDTFGHSKLNNLRSTLGWGLLAGIAVTVGLGVYFASNALRPISRINEQVSLITAQNLSQKLDEGNRKDEIAQLAINFNTVLYRLNKAFEQQKSFVSHASHELRTPLAALKSEIQLGQRFNKNNPEIEEVFTNLFSDTERLISITNNLLFLARSYENIGTMKMSPIHIEDLAFLAKEELLSSHPDYNVVIDYEMIPENENQTVIQGNEELLKRVFSNLLDNACKYSHNHHAQILISSDDKSCTVKVRDQGIGISEEDLPHIFNPFFRSSNASELPGFGIGLSICQRIVELHHGTISVISEPGSGSEFKVQLNHV, encoded by the coding sequence ATGAAAATAAAAGACCGTATCGCTCTTCAATTTACGCTCCTTGTAGCGGCGATACTGCTGTTGTTTTCAATCGCGATTTACAGTGTTTCCGAGCATTACCGGCAGGAAGAATTTTATGACCGCCTGAAAAGCCGCGCCCGCACTACCTGTCGTCTTTTGGTAAAAGTAAAAGGCATTGATAAAGACCTGCTCAAAACCATTGATCAGAACACATTGTCGGAAATGCTGGATGAAAAGGTCCTGATTTTTGATAAAAATAATGAACTGATCTATTCCAGCGTCGACGACAAGTTGCTGACCTACCATCCTTCATTGCTCAATGATGTCCGCGAAAAGGAGTATATGGAATTCCATCAGGGCGAAAATGAAGTGATCGGACTGCTTTATACGGAGGGCGACGAGCCGTTGGCCGTACTTGCCTCGGCGTACGACACATTCGGGCACAGCAAACTGAATAACCTTAGAAGCACATTGGGCTGGGGGTTGCTGGCAGGTATAGCCGTTACCGTGGGGTTGGGGGTTTACTTTGCCAGCAATGCGTTACGGCCGATTAGCAGGATCAATGAGCAGGTATCGTTGATCACCGCCCAGAATCTTTCACAAAAACTGGATGAAGGCAACCGGAAAGACGAAATCGCGCAGCTTGCCATTAACTTTAATACTGTACTGTACCGGCTCAACAAGGCATTTGAACAACAAAAAAGTTTTGTTTCCCATGCCTCCCATGAACTGCGAACTCCCCTAGCCGCATTAAAATCCGAAATTCAGCTCGGGCAGCGTTTCAACAAAAATAATCCGGAGATCGAGGAAGTCTTTACCAATCTTTTCTCAGATACCGAGCGGCTGATCAGCATTACCAATAACCTGCTTTTTCTCGCGCGCTCGTATGAGAACATCGGTACCATGAAAATGTCCCCGATCCATATTGAAGACCTCGCATTTTTGGCCAAAGAAGAACTCCTATCCTCCCACCCTGACTACAATGTGGTGATCGACTATGAGATGATCCCTGAAAATGAGAACCAGACTGTGATCCAGGGTAATGAGGAATTATTGAAAAGGGTTTTCTCCAACCTGCTCGACAATGCGTGTAAATATTCGCACAATCATCACGCCCAGATCCTGATCTCTTCCGACGACAAATCATGCACTGTGAAAGTGAGGGACCAGGGGATCGGGATCAGTGAGGAAGATCTCCCTCATATTTTCAATCCTTTTTTCAGATCTTCCAATGCATCCGAACTTCCCGGCTTCGGCATTGGCCTCTCCATTTGCCAGCGGATCGTGGAGCTACACCACGGTACCATTTCCGTCATCAGCGAACCCGGCAGTGGAAGCGAGTTTAAGGTGCAGCTTAACCACGTCTGA
- a CDS encoding response regulator transcription factor encodes MKKILIVEDDRRIAQNIFRGLAAENFEAEIAYDGITGKQLALDKKFDLVLLDVNLPGMKGYDVCQQVRMYKPSLPIIMLTAYGEIEDKIEGLGRGADDYIVKPFDFRELMARINAALRVSELLNPESTDKILRIADLEMNLGTKQVKRGGNAIDLTAKEFALLEYFLLHRGRVVSKMDLAEHVWHLNFDPGTNVVEVYINYLRKKVDKDYATKLIHTRPGMGYIMKEE; translated from the coding sequence ATGAAAAAAATCCTCATTGTTGAAGATGACCGACGTATTGCCCAAAACATCTTCCGCGGGTTGGCCGCAGAGAATTTCGAGGCTGAGATCGCCTACGACGGGATTACCGGCAAGCAACTCGCACTGGACAAAAAATTTGACCTGGTACTGCTCGACGTAAACCTCCCGGGCATGAAAGGGTACGATGTGTGCCAGCAGGTACGCATGTACAAGCCTTCCCTGCCCATTATCATGCTCACGGCCTATGGTGAGATTGAAGACAAGATCGAGGGGCTGGGACGCGGAGCGGACGACTATATCGTAAAGCCATTTGATTTCCGGGAGCTAATGGCCCGCATCAATGCAGCATTGCGTGTTTCGGAATTGCTGAATCCTGAATCGACCGACAAAATATTGCGGATCGCGGACCTGGAAATGAACTTAGGTACCAAACAGGTAAAACGCGGCGGGAATGCAATCGATCTGACAGCCAAAGAATTTGCCTTACTCGAATACTTCCTGCTTCACCGCGGAAGAGTGGTTTCAAAAATGGATCTGGCGGAGCATGTATGGCATCTGAATTTCGACCCCGGAACCAATGTAGTAGAGGTGTATATCAATTATTTACGCAAAAAAGTAGATAAAGACTACGCTACCAAGCTCATCCATACCCGGCCGGGAATGGGGTACATTATGAAAGAAGAATAG
- a CDS encoding App1 family protein — protein MKRCDLKLYRGYANKKELVVFGHVVKKYPSGDHKYTRNGFRYARTIIELFSIKTIPFLKVVLKVGDLVAETIAEADGYFRFQVPFHESMASGWHTYEVIVDDEINGKKYYAASKEEFFLPYKSSYGIISDIDDTFLISHSRRSFRKLFVLLSRNVQARKPFDDVVKHYQLLSFASRAHPQKDSNIFFYVSSSEWNLYDMIVRFAELNGLPKAVLKLKKIKSGLDDFVMTGGGSHTHKLRKIHNIINFYPELQFILVGDDSQKDPEIYEEVCQTFPTSIRAVYIRQTRKRSKPFTTLLLKNIQDLGIDTCYFAHSNKAIIHSLDKGLVFQTPVEPPIPLVPKDAR, from the coding sequence ATGAAACGTTGTGACTTAAAATTGTACCGTGGTTATGCCAATAAAAAGGAATTAGTCGTATTCGGTCATGTTGTCAAAAAATATCCTTCCGGAGACCATAAGTACACACGCAACGGATTTCGTTATGCCAGGACCATTATTGAGCTTTTCTCTATCAAAACTATTCCGTTCCTGAAAGTGGTGCTCAAGGTGGGCGATCTGGTTGCTGAAACCATTGCGGAAGCTGACGGATATTTCCGTTTTCAAGTCCCTTTTCATGAAAGCATGGCCAGCGGGTGGCATACCTATGAAGTGATAGTAGACGACGAAATTAATGGCAAAAAGTACTACGCGGCTTCGAAAGAAGAGTTTTTCCTCCCCTACAAGAGCTCCTATGGCATCATTTCCGACATTGACGACACCTTCCTGATCTCGCACAGCAGGCGCTCATTCCGGAAGCTTTTTGTTTTATTGTCAAGAAATGTACAAGCCCGAAAGCCGTTTGACGACGTCGTAAAACATTATCAGCTGCTTTCATTTGCAAGCCGTGCCCATCCGCAAAAAGACAGCAACATATTTTTCTACGTGTCCAGTAGCGAGTGGAATTTGTATGATATGATCGTGCGCTTCGCTGAACTGAATGGATTGCCAAAAGCTGTTTTGAAACTTAAAAAGATCAAATCCGGGCTGGATGATTTCGTTATGACCGGAGGAGGCTCACATACGCACAAGCTTCGGAAAATTCATAATATTATTAATTTCTATCCCGAACTGCAGTTTATCCTGGTGGGAGATGATTCCCAGAAAGATCCGGAAATTTACGAGGAAGTGTGCCAGACATTCCCCACCAGCATCCGGGCCGTGTATATCCGGCAAACCCGAAAAAGAAGCAAACCTTTCACTACCTTGCTGCTGAAAAATATTCAGGACCTGGGTATCGACACCTGCTATTTTGCCCACAGTAATAAAGCCATCATCCATTCTCTGGATAAAGGCCTGGTGTTTCAAACACCTGTGGAGCCGCCGATACCCCTGGTACCGAAAGATGCCCGCTGA
- a CDS encoding diacylglycerol/lipid kinase family protein: MFSERKVLLVVNPISGDVNKDVIFERVIEKTNEEGYDLRIYSTTGDHDLETIQEMVTNIKPERVLVAGGDGTISLVAETIRHSEIILGIIPAGSANGLSADFGLSGSIDQAMEVAFGDKSICIDAVSINGDISLHLSDIGLNALLVKNYEDSDTRGKMGYAREMLRTLSEHENFEVRITTDKGVIETEALIVIIANAQKYGTGVSINPIGDMSDGFFELVIAKKLDFIETAKILAGNTDFNPEIMQVVSVQKATIECLDKEAHFQIDGEYKGMVKHLETHIVKGYVRVAIP; encoded by the coding sequence ATGTTTTCAGAACGAAAGGTTTTGTTGGTGGTCAACCCCATATCAGGGGACGTGAACAAGGATGTGATTTTTGAGCGGGTTATCGAAAAAACAAACGAAGAGGGCTATGATCTTCGCATTTATTCCACCACCGGCGACCACGACCTGGAAACCATTCAGGAAATGGTTACTAATATCAAACCAGAGCGGGTGCTGGTGGCAGGCGGTGACGGAACAATTTCCCTGGTAGCCGAAACAATTCGTCATTCTGAGATCATTTTGGGGATCATTCCGGCGGGCTCCGCAAATGGTCTTTCAGCTGATTTTGGCCTTTCAGGATCCATTGATCAGGCTATGGAAGTGGCTTTTGGGGACAAATCCATTTGTATTGACGCTGTCAGCATCAACGGAGATATCAGCCTTCATCTCAGCGACATCGGACTGAATGCTTTGCTGGTAAAAAATTACGAGGATAGCGATACCCGTGGCAAAATGGGGTACGCCCGGGAAATGCTGAGGACATTGAGCGAGCATGAAAATTTCGAAGTACGCATCACGACCGACAAGGGGGTGATTGAGACAGAAGCGCTGATCGTCATTATTGCCAATGCACAGAAATACGGGACGGGCGTAAGCATTAATCCTATCGGCGACATGTCTGATGGTTTTTTTGAACTAGTTATTGCCAAGAAGCTCGATTTTATTGAAACGGCGAAAATTCTGGCCGGTAATACGGATTTCAACCCGGAAATCATGCAGGTGGTGTCTGTCCAAAAAGCCACGATAGAATGTCTCGACAAAGAAGCACATTTTCAGATTGACGGAGAGTACAAAGGAATGGTGAAGCATCTGGAAACGCATATTGTCAAGGGTTATGTACGGGTCGCAATTCCTTAA
- a CDS encoding alpha/beta hydrolase family protein — protein MKAISIFCSVLFLVSNVFGQTAELCQGAYFTEPEGKTFLEKHAVSSKLEWETRAEKIKKQIREGMGLTSLPAKPTSKPIVHSKKVMDGYTIENVAFESMPGIYVTGNLYRPIKKQKSYAGILCPHGHGENPHGRFREQTQKRCATLARMGAVVFVYDMVGQGDSKQCEHKMAKALKLQTINSIRSLDYLLSIPGIDPERVAVTGESGGGTQTFLLAALDNRVKVSVPVVMVSAHFFGGCVCESGLPIHKKGDYQTNNVEIAALAAPRPMIMISDGGDWTKNTPEVEYPFIQNIYGLYGKKSQLEAVHLADEKHDYGPSKRKAMYGFMAKHLGLDLKSVTDAQGNIDEGPSKLLEIKDLEVFNTAHPRPANAVMGDEAVLSLLQ, from the coding sequence ATGAAGGCAATTTCTATATTCTGCAGTGTTCTATTTTTGGTTAGTAATGTATTCGGTCAAACCGCCGAGCTATGTCAGGGCGCGTATTTTACAGAGCCTGAGGGCAAAACGTTTCTCGAAAAACATGCAGTATCTTCCAAGTTGGAGTGGGAAACCCGGGCCGAAAAAATCAAAAAGCAGATCCGTGAAGGTATGGGGCTGACAAGCCTTCCCGCCAAACCAACCTCGAAACCCATTGTTCACAGCAAAAAGGTAATGGATGGCTATACCATTGAAAACGTGGCGTTTGAGAGCATGCCAGGGATATATGTGACAGGAAATTTGTACAGGCCGATCAAAAAACAGAAATCATATGCCGGAATTTTGTGCCCGCACGGGCATGGTGAAAACCCGCACGGCAGGTTCCGTGAGCAGACGCAGAAACGTTGCGCGACGCTTGCCAGAATGGGCGCCGTGGTGTTTGTATATGATATGGTGGGGCAGGGCGATTCGAAGCAATGTGAACACAAAATGGCCAAAGCATTGAAACTTCAAACCATCAACAGCATTCGCTCGCTGGATTATCTTTTGTCCATTCCCGGCATTGATCCTGAAAGAGTGGCAGTAACCGGCGAGTCAGGCGGAGGTACTCAGACCTTCCTGTTGGCTGCCTTGGACAATCGCGTAAAAGTGTCGGTACCAGTGGTCATGGTGTCTGCCCATTTCTTTGGCGGATGTGTGTGTGAAAGCGGGTTGCCGATTCATAAAAAAGGAGACTACCAGACCAATAATGTGGAGATAGCAGCACTCGCAGCACCTCGTCCCATGATCATGATCTCTGACGGTGGTGATTGGACTAAAAATACCCCGGAAGTAGAATATCCCTTCATCCAGAATATTTACGGGCTTTACGGTAAAAAGAGCCAACTCGAAGCGGTTCATTTGGCCGATGAAAAACACGATTATGGCCCGTCGAAAAGAAAAGCAATGTATGGTTTCATGGCAAAACACCTCGGCCTGGATCTCAAATCGGTGACAGATGCTCAGGGTAATATTGATGAAGGTCCCTCAAAACTGCTTGAAATCAAAGATCTTGAAGTTTTCAACACAGCGCATCCCCGGCCAGCCAATGCGGTGATGGGTGATGAAGCGGTACTAAGCCTTTTGCAGTAA
- a CDS encoding GntP family permease gives MIIFIVLAAIVFIVLSSTVLKMHPLVGLLLAAIGVGVFAGLPIDKLAETIGKGFGELMSKIGLMVILGCVIGAILDKSGAAIKVADVILKLFGEKRPAFAMSVIGGIVGIPVFCDSGFIILHKLNQIVAKRTKQPLGTIALSLSGGLFATHTLVPPTPGPLSAAGNLGIADSVGVVILIGLIVSIPSLFLSTWFAGKYARKVELTETSAVEEPILLREEQLPPAWKAFMPIVLPILLITLASFAKILNFPEVWIKWLGFLGSPLVSFLLAIFFSYSLFPEYAAERMMSCFKSGIEHCGTTLVLVGAGGAFGAILKETSLKEMVSQWLLHNEMSGGYLLMIAFLIAAFFKTAQGSTTSSMVLTTSILAPLLASLGFVTPIQITLVVMAVGSGAMIVSHTNDAWFWVVSQFTGISSRDTYRTHTILTGLQGLASFATTMVLYWILG, from the coding sequence ATGATCATATTTATAGTTCTTGCTGCCATTGTATTTATTGTTTTAAGTTCTACGGTTTTAAAAATGCACCCGCTGGTGGGCCTGCTGCTGGCGGCGATAGGGGTAGGGGTTTTTGCCGGGCTACCTATCGACAAACTTGCTGAAACGATTGGTAAAGGTTTTGGAGAATTAATGTCCAAAATCGGCCTGATGGTGATTCTGGGATGTGTCATCGGTGCCATTCTCGATAAATCGGGTGCGGCTATCAAGGTGGCTGACGTAATTTTGAAATTGTTTGGAGAAAAAAGACCTGCATTTGCTATGTCGGTTATCGGCGGGATTGTAGGTATACCCGTATTTTGTGATTCAGGGTTTATCATTCTTCATAAGCTGAATCAAATCGTTGCGAAAAGGACTAAACAGCCGCTGGGTACCATTGCATTGTCATTGTCTGGCGGCCTTTTTGCCACGCATACATTGGTCCCGCCTACGCCCGGGCCACTCTCCGCCGCGGGGAATCTCGGCATAGCAGATTCTGTCGGTGTGGTGATCCTGATCGGCTTGATCGTCTCCATTCCAAGTCTTTTCCTTTCCACCTGGTTTGCCGGGAAATATGCCAGGAAAGTAGAGCTGACCGAGACTTCGGCAGTTGAGGAGCCCATACTTCTTCGGGAAGAGCAGCTACCTCCCGCCTGGAAAGCATTCATGCCGATCGTATTGCCCATTTTGTTGATCACGCTGGCATCATTTGCCAAAATCCTGAATTTCCCAGAGGTATGGATCAAATGGCTGGGATTCCTGGGCAGCCCACTCGTTTCGTTTCTGCTGGCCATTTTTTTCAGCTATTCTTTATTTCCGGAGTATGCCGCCGAACGTATGATGTCTTGTTTCAAAAGTGGAATCGAACATTGCGGAACTACTCTGGTGTTGGTGGGTGCGGGGGGAGCATTTGGCGCGATATTAAAAGAAACTTCACTCAAAGAAATGGTTAGTCAATGGCTGTTACATAACGAAATGTCTGGCGGATATTTACTGATGATCGCATTTCTGATAGCAGCATTCTTCAAAACGGCGCAGGGGTCAACAACTTCCTCTATGGTGTTGACAACAAGTATATTAGCACCATTGCTGGCATCGCTGGGCTTTGTAACACCGATTCAGATTACATTAGTAGTGATGGCCGTAGGAAGCGGGGCTATGATTGTTTCCCATACCAATGATGCATGGTTCTGGGTCGTTTCACAGTTTACAGGAATTTCATCGAGAGATACTTATCGCACTCACACGATCCTGACGGGATTGCAGGGATTAGCAAGCTTTGCTACGACGATGGTGTTGTATTGGATATTGGGATAA